One window of the Eucalyptus grandis isolate ANBG69807.140 chromosome 6, ASM1654582v1, whole genome shotgun sequence genome contains the following:
- the LOC104452188 gene encoding LOW QUALITY PROTEIN: WAT1-related protein At4g08300 (The sequence of the model RefSeq protein was modified relative to this genomic sequence to represent the inferred CDS: inserted 1 base in 1 codon) — MVENGAFWSGLKKAKPYLAMVSLQFGYAGMNIITLVSLNHGMNHYVLAVYRYVVATLLIAPFAFVLERKRRPKLTLPIFLRIMALGFLEPVLDQNLYCVGXKSTSATFASATINDLPAITFIMALTFRLEKVNVKKIQSLAKVIGTAVTVGGAMVMTLYKGPIVAFVRSGGTSHHHAGGGGPHGSTDQHWVSGTLSLLASCCGWSGFFILQSFTSKKYPAELSLTALTCLMGSMEGAEVALVMERDMSVWRIGWDYRLLAIVYSGVVCSGIAYYVEGVVIKERGLVFVTSFSPLCMIITAALSAIVLAEKLHLGSIIGAIFIVCGLYIVLWGKSKERQAESTAALMPDEKVPTSELPITDVRTSNGGREVNKQVDMPRISG, encoded by the exons atggtAGAGAATGGGGCATTCTGGTCAGGGTTGAAGAAGGCGAAGCCATACTTGGCAATGGTGTCGTTGCAGTTCGGGTACGCCGGCATGAACATAATCACCCTCGTCTCTCTCAACCACGGCATGAACCACTACGTCCTCGCCGTGTATCGCTACGTTGTGGCGACCCTACTCATCGCCCCTTTCGCCTTTGTCCTTGAAAG GAAAAGACGGCCGAAGCTCACCCTCCCGATCTTCCTGAGGATAATGGCGCTCGGTTTCCTCGA GCCGGTGCTGGATCAGAACTTATACTGCGTGG TGAAGTCGACGTCCGCAACTTTCGCATCAGCCACCATCAACGATCTCCCCGCCATCACATTCATCATGGCGCTCACCTTCAG gttaGAGAAGGTGAACGTGAAGAAGATTCAGAGCCTAGCTAAAGTGATCGGGACAGCGGTGACTGTTGGCGGAGCGATGGTGATGACGCTGTACAAAGGCCCCATCGTCGCCTTCGTACGGTCGGGTGGAACGAGCCACCACCACGCAGGTGGCGGCGGCCCCCATGGGTCAACTGACCAGCATTGGGTCAGCGGCACGCTTTCGCTCCTTGCCAGTTGCTGCGGTTGGTCCGGCTTCTTCATATTGCAG TCATTTACGTCGAAGAAGTACCCAGCAGAGCTCTCCCTGACAGCACTTACATGCTTGATGGGATCCATGGAAGGCGCGGAAGTTGCGCTCGTGATGGAGCGCGACATGAGTGTCTGGCGAATTGGCTGGGACTATAGGCTGCTCGCCATCGTTTATTCC GGCGTGGTTTGCTCCGGAATAGCATATTACGTGGAAGGAGTGGTGATCAAGGAGCGAGGGCTGGTGTTCGTCACGTCTTTTAGCCCGCTCTGCATGATCATCACCGCTGCTCTCAGCGCCATCGTGTTAGCCGAGAAGCTTCACCTCGGAAG CATCATTGGGGCAATTTTCATTGTCTGCGGCCTTTACATCGTGCTGTGGGGTAAGAGCAAGGAACGTCAAGCCGAGTCAACGGCGGCTTTGATGCCGGATGAGAAAGTTCCAACCTCCGAATTGCCGATCACTGATGTCAGGACGAGCAACGGAGGGCGTGAAGTCAACAAACAAGTCGACATGCCAAGGATTTCCGGATAA